CTGGCGGAACCCGCCGCCGTGATCGCCGTGAACCGCGCCGAAATCGAACGGATTCTCTCCGAAATCGACCGCACCCTTGCGGCCAAAAACCAAACCATGGATCTCGTGCTGATCGGTTACAGCGCCATCCTGCTGGCTGGTGGGCAGAACGCGGCACGGACGACCTCAACGCACTCGAAACTTCGGATTCGCGCCTTTTGCTTCAGCACGGAATTCATGTTTTACCCAAACATTGATTTCATTTCCACCCCCAATACCAAACAAGACTTCATCAACTGAAGGGTTACCGCTATTTGCTGTTTCTGCTTAAACTCGACGCCGGTCGCCCGAAAGATCTGCAGGACATCCGCGACATGATCCGCTCCGGCCTGGTCTATAAAACCGTCATGGACGCATTGTTTCGCGAATGGAAAAGCCGGTGGTACCCCGCCTGGAACGAGATCGACCGCATTTACGAAAGCTTGTGGGAGGAGCGGGACAGATGAACGGCCGCGTTTTGCCGGAAAGCGAGTACATGCGGGCGTTCCGCGCATATCTGGAGCGCATGGCCGTCCGGTTTGCGGGCCGCTCGCCCGCAGAAGACGGGGACGACCCCGGCCGGTTCGTCCGGCGGCTGGAAGACGCGCGGTGCGACAGCGCGCGGGCGGGCTACGTTCTGTTTTTCGCATGGGCGTATTCGAAGAGCTACCTACACTATTACCGGCGGGAAAAACCCGACGTGCTCCGCGCCGCGCTGAAAATTTTGCTCGTAATCCAGCATGATTTTTTGCGGTTCAACGACGACTGCACGCAGGAGTTCGTATCGCTGCTTATCAGGCACGCCGGAGCGGATGAAGCCGGCGCGGGAGCGGAGATCGCGCGCGAGCCGGTCGTTCCGGAAGCGGAGGAGCTCATCAAGTTCGTCGCGACGTTCGTGACGGATCTAAAGCGTCGGCACGGCCTGCCGATTCGGCTTTATTGAGTTCCTTGTTGTGCGGGCAAATACGTATACGCACGATCGAGCTTGACCATTTTCCTGTTCGGCTTGCGGATGAGCACCGACCGCTCGTCCCACGCCACGACGATGCCGTACACGTCGTTGGCGGGATCGGCGTCGCGAACGACACGGAGCAGCGTCCCCTCGATCCGGTACCGGTCGAGTTCCTCGTCCGTAATCATGCAGACTCACCTCCGACTCCCAAAAGGCTACCCCCGCGCCGGAACTCGTCCAGCCGTCCGACCCGCCGTATCGCGCACACTTTTACGCCGCTCAAAAAAAGCCGGACGACGGGCACGGACGCTTTGCGCGGCTTGCGCGTCCGATCCCGCCGCCGGCCGTTCGGAACGATACCGCCGGCTCTAACCGACGGCCGGACCTCAACCGACGTGTTCCTTCGAGTCGTTCGTCTCGTACCAGCCGTCCAGCACGCGGTTCGACATCACCCGTCTGCGGATATATTCGACCTGTTGCGGCGTGAAACAGGATTCCCAGTCGATCGAAAGCTCGTCGCACATTTTCACGATCGTCAGCAGTTCCGCCCACGCGACGTAGCGTTTGTACCAGAAAAACTGCGGGTGTTCGATCATATACGGGTACAGGTCGTCGAATTCGGTATGCTTGCAGTCCAGCGCCCGCTCGAAGTGCGTCTTGGCGTCCGCCAGCTTGCCGAGCAAATATTCGACGGTCAGCCGCTTGTTGCTCATCGCCGGCGCCTCCCCCTAGGTCTGCTTTGTTATCTTCATTATAGCGGAACCGGTTTAGCGAAAAAAGCGTCCAAACGCTGGTCATTCTGCTTCCGGCTCCAGTTCCAGACCGTTTTCAAGCGAACGGACGCGCACGAGCGATTCGACCCGGACGCCGCGGTCCTTCAGCCGGCGTGCGCCTTCTTGGAAACATTTTTCTACAACGACGGCGAATCCGACCAGGCGGGCGCCGGCGTTTTCGACGATGCGGACGAGGCCGAGCGCCGTATCGCCGTGGGCGATCGTGTCGTCGACGATCAGCACGCGGTCGTCCGCGGACAGCAGGTTGCGCGGCACGAGCAGGTCGGTGACGACGCCCTTCGTAAACGACGGCACGCGTTCGTGCCAGACGTCCTCGCCCGTCAGCAGCGTCTGCCGCCGGCGGGCGAACAGAAGCGGCACGCCGAGTTCCTCCGCGGCGGCAAAAGCGGGAGCGATGCCAGCGGATTCGGCGGTCAGCACTTTCGTCGGAGCATCGCCGCGGAATCGGTCGGCTAGTTCCTGTCCGATCATCCGGACCCAGTCCGGACGGACGAGATGGGTCAGCAGCCTGTCGAGTTCGAGCACGCGGTCATTCAACGCGACGGCTTCCTTCAAAAACAGTTCCCGGATGGCGTCGGTTCGCCGGTTTGTTCGCCGGTTCATGATCGTCCTCCCGCAGCGCAAAATTTTATGAAACTTTTGGATGCTTTCCGACGTCTATTTTTTTAGAGAGAGTCGAATGACACCGAAAAGAGGTCGCCGATCATGACGCGGATACGGACGCAGGCGGGTCGCATCCCGTTGACATATACATTGACGTATGCCGTGGCGCGCGCGCTCCCGGTCGCGCTGGCGGCCGGGCTGGCGGCGGGCTGCGCCGCATCCGGTGGGACGGCGGAACAGACCGTCCGTCCGACGCCTTCGGCGGAACAGACGAAACTCTCCGCGACGACGACGCCGGACGGCTTCCGGACCGCAAAACCGGTCTCGCCGGAACCTTCCCCGACGTTGAAAGAAGCGACCGAGATCGCGTCCCATCCTTCTTCTTCCCTGATCGACACCGGCCGTTCGCCCGACGGGAACGCCGCGCAAGCGACGCCCGTTGCGGGACGGCGGCCGTTCGCGCTGTTCGGCCTCAAACCGGGCGATCCCAAACATTCGGCCGAAGCCAGGCTCGGACCGCCCGCGTCGACCTACGTGTTGAACGACGAGGAAACGGGCGGTATTCTCGTCTACGAATACGGGGGATACCAGGTCGGCTTCGATCCGCATGAGCGCATCGTTTTCATCGACGTCCGGTCGGAAAACACCGACCCCGGGCTGGGCAGCATCCGCGTGCGCTCCGACGCGGACGCGGTCGTCCGCGCGCTCGGGCGGCCGACTTCCCGGACGGACCGCGTTCTGACCTACGAGCGCGACGGCGCGGTGCTCAAGTTCGACCTCGATCCCGGCCGCGACAGCGTGCTTTCCATCAAGCTGTTCGCCGCATCGCCGGGCCCGGCGCGCCCGTAAAGCCGACGCGTACGCGGAAGGGGAAGCGGCGGACGGCGCGTCGGCGCCGTCCGCCGCACCGTTTTTTTTCGCTGCGTCGGCCGTCATGTCCCGCCGCCGTCGGACATACGCTG
This genomic stretch from Candidatus Reconcilbacillus cellulovorans harbors:
- a CDS encoding xanthine phosphoribosyltransferase, coding for MNRRTNRRTDAIRELFLKEAVALNDRVLELDRLLTHLVRPDWVRMIGQELADRFRGDAPTKVLTAESAGIAPAFAAAEELGVPLLFARRRQTLLTGEDVWHERVPSFTKGVVTDLLVPRNLLSADDRVLIVDDTIAHGDTALGLVRIVENAGARLVGFAVVVEKCFQEGARRLKDRGVRVESLVRVRSLENGLELEPEAE